Within the Nicotiana tabacum cultivar K326 chromosome 11, ASM71507v2, whole genome shotgun sequence genome, the region aGATGACATTAAGGAGTACTCCGCGAACAacagcggagctcaccaatagcactggaagtgagggaagtcctaacccgtagcctgctcgcctgcaaaaccggttcctacgttgtaccgcagaccaacgtaggttcctaaaagagaacgtcagtaccatccattgtactcagtgagtctcaacgacatggacgaaactttaataacatatacattacaagcaaagattctaaatgcatgtaaaatataaagcttataagaacaattctaaaataattgcataatagcagtttattaatattctaaaagaaattctttccttttttttctttaaaaaaaaatacatcactttatactttgggagttccaaccatcctgacttaattctgtctcagtcaccgtgtgatcggcacgggttcgatcccaacctgatcaaataggcccaatccacaaggtgccactcgcttcatggttctcagcgctcatgtgcTATACCTTAGCTTGGCTAGgcaaattctcagcaacgagaccctcggctcgtgtgctccctactttggcacaagtagtttcaggaagtcaacgccttggtcaggaccctcggcctggacgattACCCCTTTTCAGAatagaggatactcccaaaaatcttttctttctaaaacttcttcttgtgacttttcaagtctaaatcttttctgaAATACCCTATGCATACTCATGCTGGCatccttaaatgtaaagcatggtataagaatgaaataaatattcaaaagtatatctaaagattcttgctccttcatgaattttcaacataaaaatggcacataagaataacacaaaaatctgaaaatttatgcacatatatcataataaatcatctaaactttagctagaacaattctaagttaataagtactcactcgctccaattaagtacatataaactcttttaagcaattcatcaaatACCTTGTATGCGTGATtctgtgagttaaaccactttagtaaagggttatatcaactcacctcaaaacttctcgagccaatgcgtaggccccagtccaatttatacccgtcaaataatctattctacaacaaccagtgcattttaatcaattttaaagtttcacaccTAAACCTGAAATTTACTGTGATACAGAGaaagaagggaattaactatCCAATTCTTAAATTATAGGATAATTGAGAATAGAAAATTTTATATACCTGCGCTCAAGAACTagttagttgtaaagaagcctaGAATTTTCGTTGTCCGCCTCAATAGTTCCTGGGACTTGCTGCGTAAATAAGCCGCTGTTTCTTATCCTTAAAAGTCCTTCATTTTTCTGTTTCGTATAACAAGGCTTTAAGCCTTTTTACTTACAGCAGCCCACTTTATGGGCTTTAGGtctaatcctttttttttttgacttaacTTCTATTTAATGATACTCACTTCTAATAACTAATAATATCAACTTTATTAATATTCCCTAtttgtatatccaattatttataaatagggAAGTAACTCAAAAGTCAATCACAACGGTTTAAATCcgtaatagaagtataatttttttatatgcaCTTAAGGCAAgattaaaaaaaagtatttaattctatatttagcgtgtgttgaaacttttatagatttgaggagtgttacaaatAGCATGCACTAGTCCTCCCCTTGCATGTAGCGCGTCAGTACGTTCATCAAGGCAAACAAAAAAGGGATGAGTTACTAAATACAACATCATATGCACCATTAAGTTATTAATAAATTCTACTATAAGCTATTGCAAGtattaaatcttaaatttttttcttaaataacaACACTGTATTTTGGGATTCAATATTTTTTGGGGGGGAGAGTCGGTCAATTTGACATCATGATTGAACTGAAAACCTTGACAATGTGACCACTTTTGCTTTCAAAACTATTAAAGAGTAAGAGACTGAATTCACAACACACACAAGGTGCAATACAAGTGAATCACTCTGCTGCATCAAGATTTGGTTAAACCAAAAGATGATATCATTTTGGATCTTCATCTGTTGCCTTTGAGCAAGATGCAATGCCAGTTTGCTGGTACGAGCCTTCCCAATTTTGTCCATCGTAACATTTGATCTCAACATGAGTTAGCGTACCATGATCAACACACCTTAATGTAACGGCTATGCCATCTGGATTCGATCGTGGAATGTAGAAAGAAGTTATGCCACAAACTTTGCAGAAGGTGTGCTTAGCAGTGTGAGTCCCAAATGTATAGGTTGTAATGAACTCCTTGGAGTCGCCAAGAAGTTCAAATCGCTCTGAGGGAACTATGAAGTGTGTGTTTCTTCTCATGGAACAGTCAGAGCAGTTACAATCCCAGGCAACAACGCTAGATGGCGCATAGACTCGCCATCTAACTCTTTTACAGTGGCATCCACCAGTATGTAGTACCAGCTCAGAATTCATCCCTCAGAATTGGCAATCTCCACACTGATACTGCATCACACAACACACATTAGTGCTTCATATTGAAGTGAAGATTAGCTGAAAACATACTGTTATTGTTCACACCAGATTGCTATCCGTCACGGAAACAGTTTATTTGTTTCAGTTCTAAGAACGTCAAATCTAGGGATTTATCATCTAGAGGGCAAAGATGAGGATAGGCTTAGGTGTAAGCTTGGCACGTATTGCCTCAACTAAAGCTGCTTGGATAACTCCTAGAATGAATTAGCATGTACAAATTGAAAATCAATATTTGCTGAAAATGTTTGTACAAGTATatttttatcttcaaatcttataGTGACATGTTaaagggcagcccgatgcactaagctcccgctatgcgcggggtctaGGGAAGGGTCGGACCTCaagagtctattgtacgcagtcttaccctacatttctgcaagaggatGTTTCTTACAGTAACATGTTGATGatgaaatttgtaaaaatattcaTGTGTAATCGAAACACATGAGATAACACACGTATTATGATCAGAACAAAATAAGAATCTTAACATGAAACACCTAAAGCAGTAAACTGAATAGACATGCATGTACTCCTTTGCAGGTATATTACTGTGAATCATATCGGACCATCAGAAACGTCAGATAATACATCAGAAACACCATGGGAGGGATTTCCTATTTTGTTTAGGCCAGTTAGGATCACTGTTTATTGTATTCACTGATGCAACACACAGGTGGTGTTTAACTTGCACACTCTGCCTAAGTTGCTTCAACACggcagtttaggtgccgcacccgtgtcgacacgacaatTTTGGGTACTTAGACCACGACGGACGGAAAAATTCGAGACGAGATATAATTTGATTCCCGaaaatcagaaccaaaactagggtaaatttgaagaaaataaatcctttacttatctacaacttgcgAATAAAAATGAAATCCACACCTAACAAGCTATATGTAAGTATTatagatatttttatattttctaaaattttttgaattattttaagcCGGATACCCGCACCCGTGTCCGTACTAAGATCCGTATCTTAGAATCCGACCTCTAAATCCACACCCGTATCCGAGCAACTTAGCACTCTGCTAAAGATTGGCAGAAAGAACAGTACTAACAGAGTAAATCCAGAAGATAGTTCATCAGAGAAAAGCAATGACAATACAAGATCCATAACAAGCACATTTTCACTGTTTCACTTTTAAACCTTCTTAGGAAATGATCAAAAATTAAGTAGGCTCAGAATGTACCTTGGTATTTTTACAAGGAAATGGATTGATCATTGGAATATCAGATACACATTCAAATTATTCAAagttgttattcatgatcttaaatatttgtaaccttcacgataatatgattaacttactttatgtactttcaaatatgatctcatttctaagcttacatcaattgacttgcgaaatactcttacgtacgaaaatatggagtGTAACAAACAGTTTGATCTCAACACGGATAAAATATGCCTAGTATGACTAATATGAGGTATGTTACATCTTgatatctacatgtcaaatatgcatgccAACTGTAATGCAACAGAGTGATAAAGTCATATATTCATGCTCTCGGAGTATCCATCCTCACtcagcacgctcaatcactcggtactcccaatcactcggcactctaAATCACTCATCactctcacgaactgattggccaaggcctgaacatctgatgcaagcggtctctcaccaataggaatgtatgcaaggctacccatattcactacctttctactcaaagcatcgaccaccatattggccttcccgggatgatacaaaatggtaatatcatagtcctttagcagctccaaccatctacgctgcctcaaatttagatccttttgtttgaacaagtgttgaagactccgatgatctgtaaatacctcacaagatacaccgtagagataatacctcccaatcttcaatgcatgaacgatggttgccaactccaaatcatgaacaaggtagttcttctcatgaggcttcaaatggcgtgaatcataagcaatcactctaccctcctacatcaatacacacccaatacaaaTCCAataagcatcataatacactgtataagaacccaACGCTGAAgacaaaactagaactggagttgtggtcaaggcagtcttgagcttgtgaaagctctcttcacactcatccaaccacctgaatggagcacccttctgggtcaacctagtcaaaggcactgcaatagacgagaaaccctctacaaagtGACGATAATAATCGGCCAAGCCGAAAAAGCTCTGAATCTCAATAGCTAAGGACGGTcggggccaactctgaaccgcctctatcttatttggatccaccttaatcccctcactggacactacgtgccccaagaacgccaccgaactaagccaaaactcatacttggagaacttggcatagaGCTTTTTCTCCCTCAACCTCTGTAGTACAATCATCAGATATTGTGCatactcctcctggctacgtgagtacaccaaaatattatcaataaatactatgacaaacaaatcaagatatggatgaaatacactgttcattagatgcatgaatgttgctggggcgttggtcagcccaaaagacatcacaagaaactcatagtgaccatagtggGTCCTGAATGCCATTTTCAGAATATccgagtctcgaatcttcatttggtGATAcacagacctcaaatcaattttgagagcactctagctccctgaagctggttgaataactcatcaatgtgcggcaaaggatacttgttcttaattgtaactttgttcaactccctatagtcaatgcacatctgcatagtaccatccttcttcttcaccaaaagaaccggtgcaccctaaggcgacacactaggcctaatgaaccccttatcaagaagctcctgaagctgctatttaaattccttcaactttgttggtgccatacgatacgaaggaatagaaatgggatgagtgtccgacacaggtcaataccaaaatcaatgtccctatcgggtggcatgtctgacaggtctgcaggaaacacatccgaaaagtccagCACTATTGGAAcataatcaatagtaggagtatcggCACCATCATCCTTCACAAAAGCTAAATATGAccaacaccccttcccaaccatccgttgggccttcaaatatgaaatcaccctactggaaCATAGTtcagagaacctctccactcgatcctaggtaaccccagcatcgccaacgtcacggtcttagcgtgacaatccagaatagcatgacatggggacaaTCAATCCATATCCAGAATCATATTAAAACCAACCATACTAaccaataagagatcaactctagtctccaatccctcGATAGTCACCACAAACGACCGATAGATAAggttcacaataatagaatcgcccaccagcgtagatacatgaacatgcaaAACTAatgactcacggggcatatccaaatatcgagcaaaatatgatgatacatacgaataagtagaaccagggtcaaacaatatggaagcatccctgtggcatatTGAGACAATACTGTGATCACTACGTTTGGAGCGACGATCTCTGCCCTGGCAGGGaaagcatagcatcgagcctgaccgccacctgatcgcccccctctagggcgacctctagctgcctgagccccaccCTGAACtcgctgagcgggtggtgaagtaactggtgtgaAAGTCATAacctgacccctctgctgaactggacctccaAAACGACGGGGACACTGtctccacacatgtccaaactcccCGCACTCGAAGCAACTCCCCGATGTTGGTGGAGACTGAACCGAACCGCAAGAACTAGAATAACTACTAGAAGAACCTGGCACAGATGAatcctgaactgatggagcacgagatgaactctaagctgggagggcactgagagatgactgacccggaTGAGTACTGTAAGAACCATGGATAACTGATGCACCAAGATGAactggacgagccatctgagcgggcctataagtaCGACCCCAATCCCAAACTAGTACTTAACAAAGAACAAGTCTTTCCTATACTCTCTCATGTCTGTATTTCATATTCAATCATTCAGATAGCTTTGATAAACCAGTTGTCACACGTAGAAGAGCCATCTAACAAAGCTAAAACTCGGATTCTTTATTTTGTGTTGCAGAAATACCAAACATTTTCACTCTGTGAAATTACTGTTGCTAAATGGAGTTCACTCATGAATGATTCACAGAAGACTGTAAATACACATATGTTTTAGGCACTGCtacttaatttatttttcaagctTATATTTTATTGGAATCGTTTGCTGTCAGTCTTTGTATACAATTTAGCATGGTACGGaaattcaatatatatatcaTTGGCATACATCTTCTTAgttcaaacaaaaatatacaacaacaacaacaacacccagTATAAccccataagtggggtctgggacgGGTAGTattacgcagaccttacccctaccttataaagATAGAGAGGATGTTTCTGATATACTCTCGGCTCAAAGAATAATGAAAATAAAGCAGCCAAGCAACAAACAATATAAGTAACAACAATGTAATATGGTACGGACGCAAATGACACAACATGTAATAATAAAGAACCATGAATAAGAAAACAAGAATAGCACTAATACTATTGGTAAGCCTAGGAGAAACGCACTGCTGCCTGTAAAGTCCAAAACTTTTTCCCAAGTTCAATTTGATTAGTTGCCTGTAAGCCTGGAGCAGAAGTACAACCTGCGCA harbors:
- the LOC107809280 gene encoding uncharacterized protein LOC107809280; translated protein: MNSELVLHTGGCHCKRVRWRVYAPSSVVAWDCNCSDCSMRRNTHFIVPSERFELLGDSKEFITTYTFGTHTAKHTFCKVCGITSFYIPRSNPDGIAVTLRCVDHGTLTHVEIKCYDGQNWEGSYQQTGIASCSKATDEDPK